Sequence from the Salinicoccus sp. Bachu38 genome:
AAAGCGCTCGTTGTTTTCTCCGGCGGACAGGATAGTACGACATGCATGTTCCATGCCATGGCAAACTATGGTGAAGTGGAACTGGTGACATTTGATTACGGACAGCGCCACAGCAAAGAGATCGAAGTGGCAAAAAACATTGCAGAGGAACAGGGGCTCAAGCATCATGTACTTGACATGTCGCTGCTCGGACAGCTGAGCCCGAACGCTTTGACCGAGCATGGGATGAATATTGTCCAGGCAGAGGACGAGACGGTGCCGAATACATTTGTGCCTGCCAGAAACATGCTCTTCCTGTCATTCGCGACCGCCCTCGGCTACCAGACAGGCGCCGGGACGATCATTACAGGTGTGTGCGAAACGGATTTCAGCGGCTATCCGGACTGTCGTGATATTTTCATCAAATCGATGAATGTCACTGCGAATCTTGCAATGGACCGGAATTTCGTCATCGAAACACCTCTGATGTGGCTGGACAAGAAACAGACATGGGCACTGGCTGATGAATATGGACAGCTCGACTATATAAGGAATAGAACATTGACGTGCTATGAGGGCGTCATTGGGGACGGGTGTGGAGAATGCCCGGCATGCAGGCTGAGAAACGCAGGGCTGCGTGCATATCTGAACGAAAAGGAGTGACAATGATGAGCTATAAGACACCCGAGCATGATTATAAATATGAACTCAACAAGGACCTGAACTTCTCTGCAGCACACTTTATTCCCGATGACCGTGCAGGCAAATGCAGCAATGTCCACGGCCATACCTACTTCGTCAATATCACGATTGCCGGTGATCGGCTTGATGATCTCGGATTCCTGGTCAACTTTTCATCGCTCAAATCCCTGATCAGCGATGCATTCGACCATACACTGCTCAACGAACACAAACGGTTCCAGGAGCGCCCGCCGACATCCGAGACGCTGGCGGAGACCATATATGAGATGGTGGCGGAATTTGTCGGCGGTCTGGATAACCGGCCGGTATGCCTGCAGGTGTATCTTCAGGAGACACCGACAAGTTACGTCATCTATCGTCCCAAGGAGAGTCGGAAGTAATGAAAGTACCAGTACTTGAAATTTTCGGTCCCACATTCCAGGGGGAAGGCGCAGTCATCGGCCAGAAGACCATGTTCGTCAGAACGGCCGGATGCGACTACAGCTGCAGCTGGTGTGATTCTGCGTTCACGTGGGATGGCAGCCAGAAGGACAAGGTCCGCATGCTGACCGCCGATGACATATTGGGCACGCTGGATGACCTTGCACCGGGCAACTACAACCATGTAACCATATCCGGAGGAAATCCGGCACTGCTCAAGAACATGCAGGAATTTGTGGAGAAGGCCAAGTCGCGCGGTATCGCACTGGCCGTGGAAACGCAGGGGACGGTATTCCAGGAGTGGCTTGCGGAGATCGATGATGTGACCATCAGCCCGAAACCGCCAAGTTCCGGCATGAATACCGACTTCGAAAAACTCGAACGCGTGATGGCCGGCCTGGACGAAGGACCCGCCCACTATAACCTCAAGGTTGTCGTCTTCGACGAGAAGGATTTTGAATATGCGGCGGATGTACACCAGAGGTATCCGGGTGTGGATTTTTACCTCCAGGTAGGGAATCCATATCTGGGTGACAATGTCGACGGACATACCTTCAAACTGCTTGAACGCTATGAGCATCTGGTCGATATGACCATGGCCGATCCACGCATGAACGATGCGAAAGTGCTGCCACAGCTGCATACGCTGCTGTGGAGCAACAAACAGGGCGTCTAAAGGCTCCAGGCAATTGACAGGAGAGGATACCTTTGAATTGTTATAATGGGCATAAGACATATTCATTGAAGGAGGCAGGATTATGGAAATTGAAATCTGGTCGGATATCGGATGTCCATTCTGCTATATAGGCAAGCACAACTTTGAAGCGGGACTTGACCGGTTCGAGTCAAAAGATAAGGTGAGTGTCATCCATAAGAGTTTCCGTCTTGATCCGGCGGCATCCACAGAACCGGATGGAAGCATGGCTGAACTGCTGGCCAAAAAGTACGGGAAGAGCCTGGAAGAAGCAAGGCAGATGAACCGGCAGGTCAGTGGGGCGGCAGAGGCTGCCGGACTCGAATTCAATCTGGATGCGGTCATACCGTCCAACACGATGGATGCCCACCGTTTGGTCAAGGTGGCAGAAGCGGAAGGAAAAGATGGCGAAGCACTGGAGCACCTGTACCATGCATACTTCACAGAGGGCAGGAATGTCGCCAGGACAGAGGTGATTCTGGACATTGCACAGGCCATAGGAATGGACAGGATAGCAGTGGAGGAGATGCTCGGTTCGAATGATTACAAGGAATCGGTCATTTCAGATCAGAATGAAGCCAATCGGCTGGGCGCCCAGGGCGTGCCATTCTTTGTCATCAACCGCAAATATGGTGTATCCGGTGCACAGCCTCCGGAAGCCTTCCTCGAAGCGGTCGAAAAAGCTTACGAGGAGGAAAAGCCGCTCGTCGATCTGGGTGGAGACGACGGTGCCTCCTGTGGCAGGGATGGCTGTGAGTAGGGAGAATTCAATATAGAGGTCCCTTAGCTACCCTCTATAAAAAACTAGGACACATGAAAGACCATGTGGCCGGAGAAGCTGCATGGTCTTTCATGTATGAAAAGGAGCAGGAATGATGAGTGAAGAAAACACACAGGATCTGAGTCTTCTGGGCAACCAGAATGTAAAATATGATTTTGATTACAATCCGGATGTCCTTGAGACATTCGACAACAAATATCCGGGACGGGACTACTTCGTCAAGTTCAACTGTCCGGAGTTCACTACACTATGCCCGATAACAGGGCAGCCCGATTTTGCAACGCTGTATATCAGCTACATCCCGGACGTCAAAATGGTTGAAAGCAAAGCGTTGAAGCTCTATCTTTTCAGCTATAGAAACCACGGTGGATTCCATGAGAGCAGCGTCAATATGATCATGGATGATCTGGTCAGACTGATGGATCCGAAGTATATCGAAATATGGGGCAAGTTTACACCGCGTGGCGGCATATCCATCGACCCTTACTGCAACTATGGCCGCCCGGGGACGAAGTATGAAGAGATGGCGGACTATCGCATGATGAATCATGATATGTATCCCGAAAAAGTGGACAATAGGTAATTGGTGGAAAAAGAAAAGGAGCCCGGGAGGGCTCCTTTTCTATTCTGAAGCAGTACGGCCGGATCGGTTGTAAGTGACGATCCTGTACAGATGATGGATGGCACCATACAGAACCAGCAGCGGTGTAATGATCAGCAGCAGGAAGAAGAACAGGCCACCGAATTCGCGCAACCCGAAAGTGGCGAAGAATTCCTGTGTAGCGACATCGGAGAGCGGTGGATAGAATACATATACATAAATGAATCCAATCACTGCAAGTGTAAACACATAGAAAACCATATTCGTAATGTGATAAGGCAGTGTATATTTGTCGAATTTGAACATATTATAAAAT
This genomic interval carries:
- the queD gene encoding 6-carboxytetrahydropterin synthase QueD, translated to MTMMSYKTPEHDYKYELNKDLNFSAAHFIPDDRAGKCSNVHGHTYFVNITIAGDRLDDLGFLVNFSSLKSLISDAFDHTLLNEHKRFQERPPTSETLAETIYEMVAEFVGGLDNRPVCLQVYLQETPTSYVIYRPKESRK
- the queF gene encoding preQ(1) synthase — its product is MSEENTQDLSLLGNQNVKYDFDYNPDVLETFDNKYPGRDYFVKFNCPEFTTLCPITGQPDFATLYISYIPDVKMVESKALKLYLFSYRNHGGFHESSVNMIMDDLVRLMDPKYIEIWGKFTPRGGISIDPYCNYGRPGTKYEEMADYRMMNHDMYPEKVDNR
- a CDS encoding DsbA family oxidoreductase — translated: MEIEIWSDIGCPFCYIGKHNFEAGLDRFESKDKVSVIHKSFRLDPAASTEPDGSMAELLAKKYGKSLEEARQMNRQVSGAAEAAGLEFNLDAVIPSNTMDAHRLVKVAEAEGKDGEALEHLYHAYFTEGRNVARTEVILDIAQAIGMDRIAVEEMLGSNDYKESVISDQNEANRLGAQGVPFFVINRKYGVSGAQPPEAFLEAVEKAYEEEKPLVDLGGDDGASCGRDGCE
- the queE gene encoding 7-carboxy-7-deazaguanine synthase QueE — protein: MKVPVLEIFGPTFQGEGAVIGQKTMFVRTAGCDYSCSWCDSAFTWDGSQKDKVRMLTADDILGTLDDLAPGNYNHVTISGGNPALLKNMQEFVEKAKSRGIALAVETQGTVFQEWLAEIDDVTISPKPPSSGMNTDFEKLERVMAGLDEGPAHYNLKVVVFDEKDFEYAADVHQRYPGVDFYLQVGNPYLGDNVDGHTFKLLERYEHLVDMTMADPRMNDAKVLPQLHTLLWSNKQGV
- the queC gene encoding 7-cyano-7-deazaguanine synthase QueC, which encodes MDRNKALVVFSGGQDSTTCMFHAMANYGEVELVTFDYGQRHSKEIEVAKNIAEEQGLKHHVLDMSLLGQLSPNALTEHGMNIVQAEDETVPNTFVPARNMLFLSFATALGYQTGAGTIITGVCETDFSGYPDCRDIFIKSMNVTANLAMDRNFVIETPLMWLDKKQTWALADEYGQLDYIRNRTLTCYEGVIGDGCGECPACRLRNAGLRAYLNEKE